One Candidatus Bathyanammoxibius amoris DNA segment encodes these proteins:
- a CDS encoding deoxyguanosinetriphosphate triphosphohydrolase translates to MITRKDIEEREERELAGYAMKSRDSLGRKHPEEEHDYRSVYQRDKDRIIHSTAFRRLEYKTQVFVNHEGDYYRTRLTHTMEVAQISRSVTRALNLNEDLAEAIGLAHDLGHTPFGHSGEEALSELMRDHGGFEHNLHGLRVVDMLEKRYPGFPGLNLCWELRESIVKHGSTGNIITEFNPEERPLLEAQVVENADSIAYDNHDLDDSLKAGLITEDDLESVELWRYASENVEKKWNGLDKGFKKTQTIIFLINLEVTDLINNTQRRLEDLGIRGVQDVRKCKEPIVQFSPELARQKEKLQDFINERVYRHYRVMRMADKAKRFVEELFRVYVANPRQLPPDAQYWVKEAGVYQGICDYIAGMTDRYAQDEYMKLFYPYERV, encoded by the coding sequence GTGATTACCAGGAAAGACATAGAAGAACGGGAAGAAAGAGAACTTGCCGGCTATGCCATGAAGAGCAGGGATTCTCTCGGCAGAAAACACCCGGAAGAAGAACATGACTACCGGAGCGTCTACCAGAGAGATAAGGACCGTATTATCCATTCCACCGCCTTCAGACGGCTTGAATACAAGACCCAGGTCTTTGTGAACCACGAGGGAGACTACTACCGTACCCGGCTTACTCACACGATGGAGGTGGCGCAGATCTCGCGCTCCGTGACCAGGGCCCTCAATCTGAATGAGGACCTCGCTGAGGCCATTGGCCTGGCACACGACCTTGGACACACACCTTTTGGCCACTCCGGTGAGGAGGCGCTGTCCGAACTCATGCGGGACCACGGGGGTTTTGAACACAACCTGCACGGCCTGCGGGTGGTTGACATGTTGGAGAAACGCTACCCGGGATTCCCGGGGCTTAACCTATGCTGGGAACTGAGGGAATCTATCGTGAAGCACGGCTCCACCGGGAATATAATCACGGAATTCAATCCGGAAGAGAGGCCGCTCCTTGAGGCACAGGTGGTGGAAAACGCCGACTCTATAGCGTACGACAACCATGACCTCGATGACAGCCTGAAAGCGGGACTTATAACCGAAGACGACCTGGAGAGTGTCGAACTGTGGCGCTACGCCTCAGAAAACGTCGAAAAGAAGTGGAACGGCCTGGACAAAGGATTCAAGAAGACACAGACCATCATATTCCTCATAAACCTTGAGGTTACCGACCTGATAAATAATACGCAGCGGAGGCTGGAAGACCTCGGTATACGAGGTGTGCAGGACGTGCGTAAGTGCAAAGAGCCTATTGTGCAGTTCTCACCGGAACTGGCCCGGCAGAAAGAGAAACTGCAGGACTTCATTAACGAAAGGGTGTACCGGCACTACCGGGTAATGCGCATGGCGGATAAGGCCAAACGGTTTGTTGAAGAACTCTTCAGGGTTTATGTCGCCAACCCAAGGCAGCTGCCGCCGGATGCCCAGTACTGGGTAAAAGAGGCGGGCGTTTATCAAGGCATCTGTGACTACATAGCCGGTATGACAGACCGCTACGCCCAGGACGAATACATGAAGCTGTTCTATCCCTATGAGAGGGTATAG
- a CDS encoding HIT domain-containing protein, which yields MKNLWAPWRQEYIQSEKKGCFFCHVIEEDDDDKNLVVHREKECFLIFNKYPYNYGHLMVAPNKHKCDVDELSDKEMLGIMKLIGRTKTALRQHIKPDGFNIGVNIGVSAGAGLLHLHFHIVPRWAGDTNFMPVISDTKVVSQYNSTLLTRLKESF from the coding sequence ATGAAAAATCTTTGGGCACCCTGGCGTCAAGAATATATCCAGTCAGAGAAAAAGGGATGCTTCTTCTGTCATGTCATTGAGGAGGACGACGACGATAAAAACCTGGTCGTCCACAGAGAAAAAGAATGTTTTCTGATATTCAATAAATATCCCTACAATTACGGCCACCTGATGGTAGCACCCAACAAACACAAGTGCGACGTCGATGAATTGAGCGACAAGGAGATGCTGGGGATAATGAAACTCATCGGGAGAACAAAGACGGCCTTGAGGCAGCACATAAAACCGGACGGATTTAATATAGGGGTAAACATAGGTGTTTCGGCGGGGGCCGGCCTGCTGCACCTTCATTTTCACATAGTGCCGAGATGGGCGGGCGACACCAATTTTATGCCCGTCATTTCTGACACGAAGGTTGTCTCCCAGTATAACTCGACGCTGTTAACGAGGCTTAAAGAGTCCTTCTGA
- a CDS encoding HAD-IB family hydrolase yields MKKAAIFDIDNTILKRHSSERIFIRYLMRRSIVTARDIVRSVFTFLTKLISLNGIFIKNNKSYLKGKDAAVLEKEAVKCFQKEIMPLISAKALKEMQEKKESGYSIILLSGTLDILAKQFKESCGADVAIGTNLQRVDGLLTGELQSTHVYGHGKAKTLEDLALKMEIDLKNSYAYADHFSDIEFLSMVGNPVAVNPHLGLRIYAKIKGWPVIDF; encoded by the coding sequence ATGAAAAAGGCCGCTATCTTTGACATAGACAACACCATCCTGAAGAGGCACTCCTCCGAGCGCATCTTCATCAGATACCTGATGCGACGGAGCATTGTTACTGCCCGGGATATCGTTCGCTCTGTGTTTACTTTCCTGACGAAACTAATCAGCCTGAACGGCATCTTCATCAAGAACAACAAATCCTATTTGAAGGGAAAGGACGCAGCGGTACTGGAGAAAGAGGCGGTAAAGTGTTTCCAAAAGGAGATAATGCCTCTGATATCTGCGAAAGCCCTTAAAGAGATGCAGGAGAAGAAGGAATCCGGTTACAGCATTATTCTCCTGTCGGGCACACTTGACATACTGGCAAAGCAGTTTAAGGAGTCTTGCGGGGCTGACGTAGCTATAGGAACAAACCTTCAGAGGGTAGACGGCCTGCTCACGGGCGAACTCCAGAGCACTCATGTCTACGGCCACGGCAAGGCCAAGACACTGGAAGACCTCGCCTTAAAAATGGAAATAGACCTGAAGAATTCCTATGCCTACGCTGACCACTTTTCTGATATAGAATTCCTCAGCATGGTTGGCAACCCCGTTGCGGTAAATCCGCATCTGGGCCTGAGAATCTATGCAAAAATAAAGGGTTGGCCCGTCATTGATTTCTAG
- a CDS encoding tetratricopeptide repeat protein, translating to MKSLGILSLMPIFAALFVSSCTTETSDYGVSSYHNYRGIDHYESGRLDEATREFKKAVAVRPDSAKMHFNLGIAHYENGEQDKATEEFKRALSINPAYVEARSARGNVFMDNGKVEEALLQYKEAIEVDGNYADVHNNLGNAYWLMGMREQAISKYKDAVELNPNLDIAYVNLGHAYTEEGMLDEALKKLTKASELNPDMAEVHHYLADVYYEMGMLEEAVSEYKKGISYYGPDAPARRLAMANSQMALAYYRVGEYGEAMSRFKRVLELDPNFARATVPEAEPSHKATSVEVLMETVSRERELAESYSSMGDKVKALEQWRSLIVHCLEAGSMPGARIERDALEEACSSFNELLQADTFDKASQKIHLTMAQAYLKKGDIEEAQFELKKALEINPTLLGARLDLVKILIKENDPESALREAGKVALLYPGNEEAELLLGNVYLKMDMLDKAMEQYNKVLESSTGRASVHNNRGIVYVGQNRLDDAIREYRTAMGTVPSSARLHMNLGRAYYRKGMAEAADLEFDRALGLNPNLASAYKGKAMIDEDAARLEEAIANYEQALGFFDENRYLQKAEIHDHLASIYSKKYMTELAVSELLKTLELRLSVITGYDEQGLEYYGKSMFEEAFRYWERSLELKPVLAGLYERLGTCYVRTARYDEATLVYRNAANMYSRKKSKALMHYNIADIMLEEGLLESAITEYEKAIELDPALGNAYVGLGLVYDKRGILKKAVSYYKKALEIDPSLAEAHKNLGLCYHKQGLKKEAKKEFAIYNNKTLKE from the coding sequence ATGAAGTCTCTTGGGATTCTTAGCCTGATGCCTATTTTTGCCGCCCTGTTTGTTTCCTCCTGTACCACTGAAACCAGCGACTATGGCGTTTCCAGTTATCATAACTATCGCGGGATTGACCACTATGAAAGCGGCAGGCTGGACGAAGCGACCCGAGAGTTCAAAAAGGCCGTAGCGGTCAGGCCCGACTCCGCGAAAATGCACTTTAACCTTGGAATAGCCCACTACGAGAATGGTGAGCAGGACAAAGCGACCGAGGAGTTCAAAAGGGCGTTGAGTATCAATCCGGCGTATGTAGAGGCCCGCAGCGCCCGGGGCAATGTGTTCATGGATAATGGAAAGGTTGAGGAGGCCCTTCTACAGTATAAAGAAGCCATAGAGGTCGACGGAAACTATGCAGACGTGCATAATAACCTTGGCAATGCCTACTGGCTCATGGGAATGCGTGAACAGGCCATTTCCAAGTATAAGGATGCGGTAGAGCTTAACCCGAACCTCGATATTGCTTACGTTAACCTGGGACATGCATACACGGAGGAGGGCATGTTGGACGAGGCCCTGAAGAAGTTGACGAAGGCCTCAGAACTAAACCCTGACATGGCGGAAGTACATCACTACCTGGCGGACGTTTACTATGAAATGGGAATGTTGGAAGAGGCCGTCTCTGAGTACAAAAAGGGCATAAGCTACTACGGACCTGACGCACCTGCCCGTAGACTGGCCATGGCTAACAGCCAGATGGCCCTTGCTTACTACAGGGTGGGAGAGTATGGTGAGGCAATGTCAAGATTCAAAAGGGTGCTGGAGCTAGACCCGAACTTTGCGCGGGCCACCGTGCCGGAGGCAGAGCCGTCTCATAAGGCCACGTCAGTGGAAGTGCTGATGGAAACTGTCTCAAGGGAACGAGAGCTGGCGGAGAGCTATTCCTCAATGGGAGACAAGGTTAAGGCCCTGGAACAGTGGAGGAGTCTGATCGTCCACTGCCTTGAGGCGGGCAGCATGCCGGGTGCCAGGATTGAGAGAGATGCTCTGGAGGAGGCATGTTCTTCTTTCAATGAATTACTCCAGGCCGATACTTTTGACAAAGCTTCACAAAAGATTCACCTGACGATGGCACAGGCATATTTGAAGAAGGGTGACATCGAGGAGGCGCAATTCGAGTTGAAAAAGGCCCTCGAGATTAATCCTACCCTTTTGGGGGCGCGGCTTGATTTGGTAAAAATACTTATCAAGGAGAATGACCCTGAAAGCGCACTTAGAGAGGCCGGGAAGGTTGCGCTACTCTACCCGGGCAACGAAGAGGCCGAGCTCCTTCTGGGAAATGTATACTTGAAAATGGATATGCTTGACAAGGCAATGGAGCAGTATAACAAGGTGCTGGAGTCATCGACCGGGAGGGCAAGCGTCCACAACAACCGTGGTATAGTATATGTGGGACAGAACAGGCTGGACGATGCTATCAGGGAATACCGCACAGCCATGGGGACCGTCCCGTCGTCAGCCAGACTGCACATGAATTTAGGGCGCGCATATTACAGGAAAGGCATGGCGGAAGCAGCGGACCTTGAGTTTGACAGGGCGCTGGGCCTGAACCCTAATCTCGCCAGTGCGTATAAAGGTAAGGCGATGATTGATGAGGACGCGGCAAGATTGGAAGAAGCCATCGCCAATTACGAGCAGGCGCTGGGGTTCTTCGACGAAAACAGGTATCTACAAAAGGCTGAGATACACGACCACCTCGCGTCCATCTATTCCAAGAAGTATATGACGGAACTGGCCGTAAGTGAATTGCTCAAAACACTGGAGTTAAGGCTTTCCGTAATTACGGGCTATGATGAGCAGGGACTTGAATACTATGGTAAGAGCATGTTCGAGGAGGCCTTTAGATATTGGGAAAGGTCCCTGGAGCTCAAGCCCGTCCTGGCGGGGTTGTATGAAAGGCTTGGGACGTGTTATGTGCGCACGGCAAGGTACGATGAGGCCACTCTCGTCTACAGAAACGCCGCCAATATGTATAGTCGGAAGAAAAGCAAAGCTTTGATGCATTACAATATAGCTGATATTATGTTAGAAGAAGGGCTGCTGGAGAGCGCCATTACAGAATATGAAAAAGCCATTGAATTAGACCCGGCGCTGGGGAATGCCTATGTGGGGCTCGGCCTGGTGTACGACAAAAGAGGCATCCTGAAAAAGGCCGTTTCTTACTATAAGAAGGCGTTAGAAATAGATCCCAGTCTGGCCGAGGCCCACAAGAACCTGGGCTTATGCTATCATAAGCAGGGTCTCAAGAAAGAGGCGAAAAAGGAATTTGCAATATACAATAACAAAACACTAAAGGAGTAG
- a CDS encoding SHOCT domain-containing protein yields the protein MIVSFIAAVVRAAFFSLILIVLPTGSIQADSDKVFKDGDTYVELKNAKKLRGASPPFSQPYIIREEKLSNILRSLYYREKGILGKKGGKKIFNETEIETLVPLITDTLSKANADEYLYVYVPRDRALLDDLETIFCVFVTEDNINLAFSSVRSRSKRMLRSAPRRGRSTKDPTSIKSSGFWELGLGEGHSYKQGHRNWVVINLHEKTFEATPASPLAERGQEKGFEFFAHTNPALEERLRQLEERVGIVSSDGSISGFQPTEDESSSEEGMSLNQKFKDLKELLDDDLISPEEYSYKKKELLKRESKSGGSVPQRLKELRNLLDEGLISDRDYEKKKRELLERL from the coding sequence ATGATAGTAAGTTTTATTGCTGCAGTGGTTAGGGCCGCTTTTTTCAGCCTCATATTGATTGTCCTTCCGACCGGTAGTATCCAGGCAGACTCTGACAAGGTATTCAAGGACGGGGATACGTACGTAGAGCTGAAAAACGCAAAGAAGTTAAGGGGCGCGTCTCCTCCGTTCAGCCAGCCGTATATTATAAGAGAAGAAAAGCTGAGCAATATCCTGCGCTCACTCTACTACAGAGAAAAGGGAATACTGGGTAAAAAGGGGGGCAAAAAGATCTTCAATGAAACAGAGATAGAGACGCTGGTTCCACTTATTACAGACACCCTTTCCAAGGCAAACGCGGATGAATATCTCTATGTTTACGTCCCACGTGACAGGGCACTCCTTGATGATTTGGAGACAATCTTCTGCGTGTTCGTTACGGAAGATAACATTAACCTGGCCTTTAGCAGCGTACGATCGAGGTCGAAAAGGATGCTACGCAGCGCCCCAAGGAGAGGTCGTTCCACAAAAGACCCAACTTCTATCAAGAGCAGTGGTTTCTGGGAGCTTGGGCTCGGCGAAGGCCATAGCTACAAACAGGGCCACAGAAACTGGGTAGTCATAAACCTGCATGAAAAAACCTTCGAAGCTACACCTGCCTCCCCCTTAGCTGAACGAGGGCAGGAGAAGGGGTTTGAGTTCTTCGCGCATACTAACCCCGCACTGGAAGAAAGACTCAGGCAGCTGGAGGAACGGGTTGGGATTGTGTCTTCAGACGGTTCAATCTCAGGCTTCCAGCCCACGGAGGATGAATCTTCCTCCGAGGAAGGAATGAGCCTGAACCAGAAGTTCAAGGACCTGAAAGAACTCCTGGACGATGACCTTATCTCGCCTGAAGAGTATAGCTATAAGAAAAAGGAACTCCTCAAGAGGGAATCAAAGTCCGGCGGGTCTGTTCCGCAACGACTCAAGGAACTCAGGAACCTGCTGGACGAAGGCCTGATTTCAGATAGGGATTACGAAAAGAAGAAAAGAGAACTGCTCGAGAGACTTTAG
- a CDS encoding ArsB/NhaD family transporter, which translates to MQTSLRVLQNSSLLRLAGYCLVIVVAAGIGYLLASKYESLEKIPLPIILACGIFGVTYIAILSEKVHRTIAGICGAVAMGFVGHWMGFYSQSEAVAAIDWYTIGLLFAMMVIVGMLKKTGFFEYLAIITAKKTMGDPWRLTILLGVVTTVVSMMIDNVTTVVVIAPVTVAICEIIGINPIPVLLSEALLSDVGGVATLVGDPPNMIIGSVTGLSFNSFIIHLGPPVLLSWVVCLLVLRLVLWKELSQKPKNIEGLLKMNARGAITDMASLKKVLIALGIIIGLFFFQSKLGLFPSSIAMFGVAIALIWVRPNPDEALMEVHWSVLLFFIALFICVGGIEKAGVLEILGSKIAAHAHSNPMLTCAMLFWVAAISSAIVDNIPFTIAMVPVIQHLETEGVAVMPLWWALAMGVGFGGNGTPIGSTANIVTVAVSERTKYPITMRVWLKAGTTTMVACCIMGMAFELIFFDFYQ; encoded by the coding sequence ATGCAGACCTCGCTGAGGGTCCTCCAGAACTCCTCCTTGTTACGTCTTGCCGGCTATTGTCTTGTAATAGTCGTAGCCGCCGGCATAGGATATCTTCTCGCATCAAAATATGAGAGCCTGGAGAAGATCCCCCTCCCGATAATTCTGGCATGTGGAATCTTTGGCGTTACTTACATTGCCATCCTCTCCGAGAAGGTTCACCGGACCATAGCCGGAATCTGTGGCGCGGTTGCCATGGGCTTCGTAGGGCACTGGATGGGTTTTTATTCCCAGAGCGAGGCAGTAGCGGCAATAGACTGGTACACGATAGGCCTGCTTTTTGCGATGATGGTCATTGTGGGCATGCTTAAGAAGACAGGCTTCTTTGAATACCTTGCCATTATCACCGCAAAAAAGACGATGGGTGACCCGTGGCGCCTGACCATACTCCTCGGCGTTGTTACAACCGTAGTATCAATGATGATTGATAACGTTACCACTGTGGTGGTGATAGCCCCTGTGACTGTCGCCATATGCGAGATAATAGGCATTAATCCCATCCCGGTTCTTCTGTCCGAGGCCTTGCTTTCAGACGTGGGCGGTGTCGCCACGCTGGTCGGTGACCCGCCGAATATGATTATAGGGTCTGTTACGGGACTGAGCTTCAACTCGTTTATCATACATCTTGGTCCACCCGTACTTCTAAGCTGGGTGGTATGTCTGCTTGTACTCAGATTGGTATTGTGGAAGGAACTGTCCCAAAAGCCAAAGAATATTGAAGGGCTCCTGAAGATGAACGCGAGAGGGGCAATTACGGACATGGCTTCTCTGAAGAAGGTGCTGATTGCCCTGGGGATTATTATCGGGCTGTTCTTTTTCCAGAGCAAGCTTGGCCTGTTTCCCTCGAGCATTGCCATGTTTGGTGTCGCCATCGCCCTGATTTGGGTCCGGCCGAACCCTGATGAGGCGTTGATGGAGGTACACTGGAGCGTGTTGTTGTTCTTTATCGCGCTCTTTATATGCGTAGGTGGTATAGAAAAGGCCGGCGTGCTGGAGATACTGGGTAGCAAGATTGCCGCTCATGCACATTCAAACCCCATGCTTACGTGCGCCATGCTATTCTGGGTGGCGGCGATAAGTTCTGCCATTGTAGACAACATCCCATTCACCATTGCCATGGTACCCGTAATACAGCACTTAGAGACGGAGGGTGTCGCCGTAATGCCCCTGTGGTGGGCACTGGCTATGGGTGTGGGCTTCGGCGGCAACGGCACCCCGATAGGTTCTACCGCCAATATAGTCACTGTCGCCGTGAGCGAGAGGACCAAGTATCCCATCACTATGAGGGTATGGCTAAAGGCGGGTACGACCACAATGGTCGCCTGCTGTATAATGGGAATGGCTTTTGAGCTCATCTTCTTTGACTTTTATCAATAA
- a CDS encoding CDP-alcohol phosphatidyltransferase family protein → MKATVITLLRILLVFVIAVLFGHGFAFDAIATLLIVCVIAMDGLDGYIARRYGETSKQGAVLDILGDRIVENVLWIYFACVGEYSFWIPIIVITRAAVVDNIRSLALAQGLTAFGETTMQKEGWARFLVSSNWSRGLYALAKCVCFAYIGLMVTIGNANVSVAWIDYMITIKFVLIYGTVAMCLLRGLPVIWEGRRYIFENRLKETS, encoded by the coding sequence TTGAAGGCTACCGTTATAACACTTTTGAGAATATTGCTGGTATTCGTAATTGCAGTGCTTTTTGGGCACGGGTTCGCCTTTGACGCGATAGCTACACTCCTTATTGTCTGTGTCATAGCAATGGACGGCCTTGACGGATATATAGCCCGCAGGTATGGTGAGACGTCTAAACAGGGTGCCGTATTGGACATCCTGGGTGACCGGATAGTAGAAAACGTGCTGTGGATATATTTTGCCTGTGTTGGAGAGTACTCCTTTTGGATACCGATTATAGTAATTACAAGGGCTGCGGTGGTTGATAATATAAGGAGTCTCGCCCTTGCCCAGGGTCTAACCGCCTTTGGAGAAACAACCATGCAGAAGGAGGGGTGGGCCAGGTTTCTCGTCAGCTCAAACTGGAGCCGTGGCCTCTACGCCCTCGCTAAGTGCGTTTGCTTCGCCTACATTGGCCTGATGGTTACTATAGGAAATGCCAACGTTTCGGTGGCCTGGATCGATTATATGATAACCATAAAGTTCGTGCTTATCTATGGCACTGTGGCTATGTGTTTGTTACGTGGGCTGCCTGTTATCTGGGAAGGGCGCAGGTACATCTTCGAGAACCGCCTAAAAGAGACCTCTTAG